The proteins below are encoded in one region of Vespa velutina chromosome 11, iVesVel2.1, whole genome shotgun sequence:
- the LOC124952913 gene encoding chondroitin sulfate proteoglycan 4 isoform X1, which produces MFLNDMGLLMFLAVTASILGHCQTDEKVSFYGASYIHLPVQEAKGATDISFRFRTHLSDAMLLLAAGKTDYCLIKLEAGRLKVHINLGAGESEMASARGLTLNDLSWHEVNLTRREANITLQIDVIHTTRSLLPGRFFELNIHYGVFIGGQGDFSELFLGHTDYLRGCMADIIYNGARVIEYTRSRRGQSDATAVTWGCSPEFDATWSTEVSFVEDGAFTAIPQAIPRSGSRWEFDMKTGTESGLLLYNTGQSSYADYLGIELFEGKIRLLMNKGNGPTELIHGNMVSDGKWHRIVVDFSPSGIGIAVDRQEKTMALPSGGNRYLDLADTLYIGGTELNKRARALGKGLRSGDVSYKGCLRNMMLDNKELGLPDVKVSQGIVVGCVWGFPCVEADPCVSDALCEQLGVDSFKCICDQPLCIKPNFAEDYKVYSNANLPVNLEILSLSPLSVSEGEHVLVTSDNIGMILDIAKYGVEEDGVVFSLVTPPTYGTLALDLLTSRTDRSFTLQDINRDKIQYMHDGSETTEDSMILELTLVAGRGYTLPGYLRGRLRFPLHVNVTPVNDPPLLEIPTAKVLRLAQGTRKTLTKELIWAIDADTPSETLVYTVLRTDTDAGHIERVTYPSKPIDTFTQAELMQGLIAYVHRGNAKPNAMLGLQVSDGIESSQPAYLRVSAYPLQIKLMHNTGLIVVHRSFSYLTPANLSFITNSDDSTIDIRYDISTSPQYGTLQKLKDVSSSWQNADHFTSRDVDLHTIRYLHNIGSPTQDEFKFQASVREVKTQQTFDFRITFIDLELKEIKRIPVNFTNTAEVIVTGQNLKYQTNPLITSPNKILFTINGGPRYGELLVTRRKINVGDSFTQEDVDTGKLRYRLYRRAYSIIHDELAFRVSAPQCIDILSTLPLKHHLAKSNKAVEGTEILKIEEGSKAVLKMIRTNTMDYGVSNLIYNLTINPRHGWLVVLNRTKSQNRSNATYFTSEELLSQTVYYIHDDSETKEDSFEYIGIALDPIDFMYVGRFRIEVIMKNDNPPERIVNKIFHVVSKGEKLITNKDLAYIDKDINTKPSDIKYTRKDNGKSGIYRITDPTLQIREFTQKNIDDERILFRHYGEDCEKLEYTVSDGHFHTDGILEIEASPPYIRLKETNGSIVQFNRSVVFRSKELEIETNVYMLEKEVKYTILEKPKYGILLKHTKETTTFTGEDLIHSSISYRHLGSSLNKDNFKFKISAKNAETEGIFTIKVYPASYWEAMTVLNNKTIFVEESTSLLINRKSLEIMHPKISPSEIIYFLRDWPQNGYLEVQSHDEHAEESKEEYVGNWVKQFDQALINDGRLFYVQSVTNQTNDKFVVDVTNGIMWMYALSINIIIVPDKLYVEAKNLNVVEGKSVILDETDFIVITSYYAGKVTDYRIVEKPKHGFVIDSTKNSQVKKFPQKHLNSGVILYKHNGDEFSKDSFKMVVIASDKISEPFDVWIVVQPINDEVPVLVNKTKLNVWQGGSVILMSSYLAAIDNDTVPSEITFNLTSMKNGYISMLGSDTEIYTFTQQQIDESRIVFTHTNGSEAEFSFVLNDGVHTTEAYSISIVAKPVRLTVEQNVALNVFPLTRKVISNKLLLIRCSDEAREIRYNVRNGPHLGKIIMESGEGVWLEVDRFTQKDINDSKVFYEHRVRFMDLAANDSFTFDVEAHYTGFITNQVFHIDISVSSGGLDRYVSAKTVRVEEGGSAQVIMNITGIISFLQTNAGINKPAVLSRLVNQPYHGHVMLLPDLNVTTFTQPQIEGGKIAYYHDHSDTLEDRIFFSLYLTPGHVLLCNTSISVIIEPINDEPFKLITNAPYLTVVQNQNQTITRDNLLTIDPDTPAEEIIYDVISGPTFGRLLLLPFDQNSSEVQQVNKFSQLDVDSNRLVYEHNGPLQAASFYFRVWDGRFNPTYTVFNVHVLAIRLNVTVRSPVKLQQGSNVASISEDNVKLDTNARQDLVIYEVTTNPKHGVLYVRDAAATNFKQTDLLSESVMFLQTDMTVSNDSLELSARLSGFEQQHIRVKIRVVPLMIMNPMIALMGEKNQITLQHMDATPLAKLTSSNPVYTIVRKPKYGKIKRIIRSSSTSGEKRGTREREVGRFSHQEIVSGVIYLVCKKVPSMEYEGLSDSFAFILAASIFQPAADEFEIRVKFDMDDYNSTLAGPMDPIGHEGEMAIAPNMSNDYLLILGMLLGAFLLSIVVIITIRCRHNRYKRTEEDKPETTPSVGVMPLPRPPDHLMPTTPHLKRFANEHGTITSSTPLPVLPSMTSTLPQCKVIPLNPLESITGSEVDVSVRYPYGVADGDEWSSFDTSDLPCQSATTQRTNNPLLRRNQYWV; this is translated from the exons ATGGGAATTTGATATGAAGACCGGTACCGAAAGTGGTTTACTTCTCTACAACACTGGCCAATCTTCCTACGCTGATTACTTAGGAATCGAATTATTCGAAGGAAAGATACGACTACTAATGAACAAAGGAAATGGTCCAACGGAGTTAATACATGGTAACATGGTGTCCGATGGTAAATGGCATAGAATTGTCGTCGACTTTAGCCCAAGTGGTATCGGTATAGCCGTCGATCGTCAAGAAAAGACGATGGCTTTGCCCTCCGGTGGTAATCGTTACTTGGACTTGGCCGACACGCTCTATATCGGTGGTACAGAACTCAATAAACGTGCCAGAGCACTGGGTAAAGGGCTTAGGTCAGGTGACGTGAGTTATAAGGGTTGTCTCCGTAACATGATGCTGGACAACAAGGAGCTTGGTTTACCTGATGTCAAGGTCAGTCAAGGTATAGTCGTAGGATGCGTTTGGGGATTTCCATGCGTTGAAGCTGATCCATGCGTCAGTGATGCCTTATGCGAACAACTGGGCGTTGATTCGTTTAAATGTATTTGCGATCAGCCACTCTGTATCAAACCCAATTTCGCTGAAGACTATAAG gTTTATTCGAACGCTAATCTTCCGGTAAATTTggagattctctctctttcaccacTTTCAGTATCAGAAGGTGAACATGTACTTGTTACGAGCGACAACATCGGCATGATTCTAGACATTGCCAAGTATGGCGTCGAAGAGGATGGCGTTGTTTTCAGCTTGGTAACACCACCTACTTATGGAACATTGGCTTTGGATCTTCTAACTTCAAGAACTGATCGTTCCTTCACTTTACAAGACATCAATCGTGATaag ATACAGTACATGCACGATGGAAGCGAAACCACAGAAGATAGCATGATACTGGAACTGACGTTGGTGGCAGGAAGGGGATACACGCTTCCAGGATATCTCCGAGGAAGACTTAGGTTTCCTCTTCATGTCAACGTCACTCCTGTCAATGACCCACCACTTTTGGAAATACCGACAGCAAAAGTGCTAAGACTGGCTCAA GGCACCAGAAAAACTCtaacaaaagaattaatttggGCCATTGACGCGGATACTCCGTCGGAAACGTTGGTCTACACGGTCCTGCGCACTGACACGGATGCTGGACATATCGAAAGAGTTACTTATCCTTCTAAGCCGATCGACACCTTCACGCAAGCCGAATTGATGCAAGGGCTGATCGCTTATGTACATCGTGGCAACG CGAAACCGAATGCTATGCTGGGTTTGCAAGTAAGCGATGGAATTGAAAGCAGTCAGCCAGCATATCTACGAGTCTCGGCTTACCCACTACAGATTAAACTTATGCATAACACCGGATTGATCGTGGTGCATCGATCCTTCTCTTATTTAACGCCAGCGAATTTGTCATTTATAACGAATTCCGACGACAGTACGATCGACATACGTTATGATATCAGTACGTCACCTCAATACGGTACGTTGCAAAAGCTGAAAGACGTTTCGAGCAGCTGGCAAAACGCTGATCATTTCACTAGTCGTGACGTCGATCTACATACGATCCGTTACCTTCATAATATCGGTAGTCCAACACAAGACGAATTTAAATTTCAAGCTAGCGTTCGGGAGGTGAAAACACAACAGACTTTTGATTTTCGCATTACCTTCATAGATCtcgaattaaaagagataaaaagaattcccGTTAATTTTACGAATACGGCCGAGGTAATCGTAACCGGACAAAATCTTAAGTATCAAACGAATCCATTGATCACATCAccgaacaaaatattatttactataaaCGGTGGACCGAGATATGGTGAATTGTTGGTAACGAGACGAAAGATTAATGTTGGCGATAGTTTCACACAAGAGGATGTAGATACGGGTAAACTACGATATCGCTTGTACAGAAGAGCCTACTCGATTATTCACGACGAATTAGCGTTTAGGGTAAGTGCACCACAATGTATCGATATACTATCAACGTTACCTCTGAAACATCATTTGGCGAAAAGCAACAAAGCCGTTGAAGGAACGGAAATTTTGAAGATCGAAGAAGGTTCAAAAGcagttttaaaaatgatacgtACAAATACAATGGATTATGGTGTATCcaatttgatttataatctCACGATAAATCCACGTCACGGTTGGCTAGTCGTActaaatcgaacgaaatcaCAAAATCGAAGCAACGCCACGTACTTCACCTCCGAGGAATTGCTCTCTCAAACGGTTTATTACATCCACGATGATTCAGAGACAAAGGAAGACTCCTTCGAATACATTGGTATTGCTTTAGATCCCATAGATTTTATGTACGTTGGACGTTTTCGTATTGAAGTTATCATGAAGAACGACAATCCTCCTGAACGAATAGTCAACAAGATCTTTCACGTAGTATCCAAGGGAGAAAAATTGATAACTAATAAAGATTTAGCTTATATCGATAAAGACATTAATACCAAACCTAGTGATATCAAATATACGCGTAAAGATAACGGGAAGAGTGGAATTTATAGAATAACCGACCCTACTTTACAAATTCGTGAGTTTacacaaaaaaatattgacgatGAAAGAATACTCTTCAGACATTATGGTGAGGATTGTGAGAAACTCGAATACACTGTAAGTGATGGCCACTTTCATACCGATGGTATTCTCGAAATCGAAGCAAGTCCACCTTATATTAGATTGAAGGAAACCAATGGATCGATCGTTCAATTTAACAGAAGCGTTGTATTTCGTTCAAAGGAATTGGAGATCGAAACGAACGTTTATATGCTTgaaaaagaagttaaataCACGATCTTGGAGAAACCTAAATATGGAATACTTTTGAAACACACAAAGGAAACTACAACGTTTACCGGAGAGGATCTGATTCATAGTTCAATATCCTATCGACATTTGGGCTCGTCGTTGAATAAGGACAATTTTAAGTTCAAAATTTCAGCTAAGAATGCAGAAACCGAAGGCATCTTTACGATTAAAGTTTATCCAGCAAGTTATTGGGAGGCCATGACAGTTCTGAACAACAAAACTATCTTTGTCGAGGAGTCAACGAGTCTtttgataaatagaaagagctTGGAGATAATGCATCCGAAAATTTCACCCtccgaaataatttatttcttacggGATTGGCCGCAAAATGGTTATCTGGAAGTTCAGAGTCACGATGAACATGCCGAGGAAAGTAAGGAAGAGTATGTTGGTAATTGGGTCAAACAATTCGATCAGGCTCTCATAAACGACGGTCGTCTATTTTACGTTCAATCTGTGACGAATCAAACGAATGATAAGTTTGTAGTTGATGTTACGAATGGGATCATGTGGATGTATGCTCTAAGCAtcaacattattatagttCCTGACAAACTTTATGTAGAGGCTAAGAATCTAAATGTGGTTGAAGGTAAAAGCGTAATTCTGGATGAAACTGATTTTATCGTGATAACTTCCTATTACGCCGGTAAGGTCACAGATTATCGAATAGTTGAGAAACCAAAGCATGGCTTTGTAATCGATTCTACAAAAAATTCACAAGTTAAAAAATTCCCACAAAAACATTTGAATTCTGGTGTTATATTGTACAAACACAATGGCGATGAGTTTTCAAAAGATTCATTCAAAATGGTCGTTATCGCTAGTGATAAGATCAGTGAGCCCTTTGACGTTTGGATCGTTGTTCAACCTATCAACGATGAAGTGCCTGTCCTTGTGAATAAAACTAAATTGAATGTTTGGCAAGGTGGTTCAGTCATCTTGATGTCTTCTTACTTGGCTGCTATAGACAATGATACCGTTCCAAGTGAGATAACATTTAATCTAACCAGTATGAAAAATGGATACATTTCTATGCTAGGATCTGATACAGAGATTTATACATTTACTCAACAACAAATTGATGAATCCAGAATCGTTTTTACCCATACAa ATGGTTCTGAAGCGGAATTTAGCTTCGTGTTAAACGACGGTGTGCATACGACAGAGGCGTATAGTATATCGATTGTGGCAAAGCCCGTACGATTAACCGTGGAACAAAATGTTGCGTTAAATGTCTTTCCTTTAACAAGAAAAGTTATTTCGAATAAGCTTTTGTTAATAAGGTGTTCAGACGAAGCCAGAGAAATAAGGTACAATGTACGAAACGGGCCACACTTGGGTAAAATCATTATGGAGAGCGGTGAAGGCGTATGGCTCGAGGTCGATCGATTTACTCAAAAGGACATAAACGATAGCAAAGTTTTTTATGAACATAGAGTAAGGTTCATGGATTTAGCAGCCAACGACTCGTTCACGTTCGATGTCGAAGCCCATTATACTGGATTTATAACGAATCAG GTTTTTCACATAGACATCTCTGTTTCGAGTGGTGGCTTGGATAGATACGTTTCAGCTAAAACTGTTAGAGTCGAGGAAGGTGGTTCAGCTCAAGTTATTATGAACATCACTGGAATAATAAGTTTCCTTCAAACTAACGCTGGCATCAATAAACCTGCTGTATTATCAAGACTGGTCAATCAACCGTATCATGGTCATGTGATGTTGCTACCAGATCTCAATGTGACTACTTTTACACAGCCCCAAATCGAAGGTGGAAAAATTGCATATTATCATGATCATTCGGATACATTGGAAGATCGGATCTTCTTTTCATTGTACTTAACACCTGGACATGTTTTATTATGTAACACCAGTATATCGGTAATAATTGAGCCAATCAACGATGAACCTTTTAAACTTATTACCAACGCACCTTACTTAACTGTTgttcaaaatcaaaatcaaactATTACAAGAGATAATCTATTAACGATCGATCCTGATACTCCAGctgaagaaataatttatgatgTTATATCAGGGCCTACTTTTGGTAGACTATTGCTTTTACCTTTCGATCAAAACAGTTCGGAGGTACAACAAGTGAATAAATTCTCGCAACTAGATGTTGATTCTAACAGATTGGTTTACGAGCACAATGGTCCATTGCAAGCCGCCTCCTTCTATTTTAGAGTCTGGGATGGTCGTTTCAATCCAACCTATACAGTTTTCAATGTTCACGTTCTGGCAATCCGCTTGAATGTGACGGTACGAAGTCCAGTGAAATTACAACAAGGCTCGAACGTAGCGTCGATATCGGAAGACAACGTGAAACTCGACACAAATGCAAGACAAGATTTAGTGATCTACGAAGTGACAACCAATCCAAAACACGGTGTGCTTTATGTAAGGGATGCCGCCGCAACGAACTTCAAACAGACGGATTTATTATCCGAAAGTGTAATGTTTTTACAAACGGACATGACAGTTTCCAATGATAGTTTGGAATTATCAGCTCGTTTAAGCGGTTTTGAACAACAACATATTCGTGTTAAAATCAGAGTGGTCCCCTTGATGATAATGAATCCAATGATAGCATTGATGGGGGAGAAAAATCAGATAACTCTGCAACACATGGATGCAACACCTTTGGCAAAACTCACTAGCAGCAATCCAGTCTACACCATTGTCAGAAAACCAAAGTATGGAAAGATCAAGAGAATCATAAGAAGTTCTTCGACTTcaggagaaaaaaggggaacaCGTGAAAGAGAGGTCGGAAGATTTTCTCATCAAGAAATCGTCTCTGGTGTTATATATCTAGTCTGTAAAAAAGTACCAAGTATGGAATACGAGGGACTAAGTGATAGTTTCGCATTTATTCTAGCAGCCTCGATATTTCAACCGGCAGCTGATGAATTCGAGATACGCGTTAAATTCGACATGGACGATTACAATAGCACTTTAGCAGGTCCTATGGATCCCATTGGTCACGAGGGTGAAATGGCAATCGCACCTAACATGAGCAatgattatttgttaattcttGGCATGTTGCTTGGTGCTTTTCTCTTAAGTATCGTCGTTATAATCACAATCAGGTGTAGACACAATCGATACAAACGTACCGAAGAAGACAAACCTGAGACAACGCCATCGGTTGGTGTAATGCCCTTACCAAGGCCACCTGATCATTTAATGCCAACGACACCTCATCTCAAACGTTTCGCAAATGAACATGGCACGATAACATCCAGCACGCCATTACCAGTTTTACCAAGTATGACATCAACCTTACCGCAGTGCAAGGTAATACCATTGAATCCTTTGGAAAGTATAACAGGTTCAGAAGTTGACGTATCTGTGAGGTATCCTTACGGGGTTGCGGATGGTGACGAATGGAGCAGCTTTGATACGTCAGATCTACCTTGTCAATCGGCTACAACACAAAGAACCAACAATCCTTTATTGAGGAGAAATCAGTATTGGGTCTAG